A genomic window from Brassica oleracea var. oleracea cultivar TO1000 chromosome C8, BOL, whole genome shotgun sequence includes:
- the LOC106307923 gene encoding uncharacterized protein LOC106307923, with translation MYRHIKLDVLDIRAQSIYSDSRNCILKAEIQKDQHPGGPSTSWTSPDHYQNPQTHPVAPSGPRIKTRGRHQSEPPELIYEPHSSRPMPLRPEEPLPPRRTPNSGRPLLSSPEDQQRPPHHGGYGPEPTPWRTAPTRPTHHQPGPKKTKPMTLPATVCCAILLVILILSGLVLLLVYLSNRPHTPYFDIAAANLNTANLEMGYVLNGDLAVVVNFTNPSKKSSVDFSYIMFELYFYNTLIATQRIEPFILPKGMSMFTSFHLVSSQVPIQMVQSQELQLQLGTGPVLLNLRGTFHARSNVGSLMRYSYWLHTRCSISLKNPPLGYMRARRCITKR, from the exons ATGTATCGGCACATCAAGCTTGATGTTTTGGATATAAGAGCTCAATCGATCTATTCTGACTCGAGAAACTGCATTTTAAAGGCTGAAATCCAGAAG GATCAACATCCCGGTGGTCCCTCTACCTCATGGACCTCTCCGGACCACTACCAGAACCCACAGACTCATCCTGTTGCTCCATCGGGGCCTAGAATAAAGACTCGAGGTCGCCACCAGAGTGAGCCACCTGAACTTATCTATGAACCGCATTCCTCAAGACCCATGCCACTGAGGCCAGAAGAACCGTTACCACCACGCCGTACTCCAAACTCCGGCAGGCCATTGCTCTCGAGCCCTGAAGATCAGCAACGACCTCCACACCATGGTGGCTATGGACCTGAGCCAACTCCATGGAGGACCGCTCCAACACGACCAACGCACCATCAACCAGGTCCAAAGAAGACCAAACCCATGACATTGCCGGCTACAGTCTGCTGCGCAATCCTCTTGGTCATCCTGATCCTCTCCGGCCTCGTCCTCCTCCTCGTCTACCTCAGCAACCGTCCACACACACCTTACTTCGACATCGCAGCAGCGAACCTAAACACCGCTAATCTCGAAATGGGTTACGTTCTAAACGGAGATCTCGCCGTTGTGGTAAACTTCACAAACCCAAGCAAGAAGAGCAGCGTCGACTTCAGCTACATCATGTTCGAGCTCTACTTTTACAACACGCTCATAGCAACACAGCGCATCGAGCCGTTCATTCTTCCAAAGGGAATGTCCATGTTCACGAGCTTCCATCTCGTGAGCAGTCAGGTCCCGATACAAATGGTTCAGAGCCAGGAGCTGCAGCTTCAGCTCGGAACCGGTCCTGTGTTGTTGAACCTGAGAGGAACGTTTCACGCTCGCTCGAACGTCGGGTCGTTGATGAGATACTCTTATTGGCTGCACACGCGTTGCAGCATCTCGTTGAAGAATCCTCCTTTAGGCTACATGCGAGCAAGAAGATGCATTACAAAACGCTAG
- the LOC106307921 gene encoding pentatricopeptide repeat-containing protein At1g13040, mitochondrial-like has protein sequence MHKTLGAVRLAYRSRIAYLVKSGTIDNAVQVFDEMRHSSYRVFSCDYNRFIGVLVKDSRFELAEALYKDMTPMGFSLIPFTYSRFISGLCKVKNFDLIDALLRDMEALGYVPDIWAFNIYLDLLCRERKVGFAVDTFFCMVRRGREPDVVSYTILINGLFRAGKVTDAVEIWNVMIRSGVGPDNKACAALVVGLCRARRVDLAYEMVADEIKSARVKLSAVVYNALISGFCRAGRIEKAEALKSFMSKSGCEPDLVTYNVLLNYYYDNNMVKKAEGVMGEMVRSGIQPDVYSYNQLLKRRCRVGHPDKCYSFMVKEMEPRGLCDVVSYSTLIETFCRASNTKKAYKLFQEMRRKGIATNVVIYTSLIKAFLREGNSSVAKKLLDQMTEFGLSPDRIFYTTILDHLCKSGNLDKAYGVFRDMIEHGITPDAVSYNALISGLCRSCRVTEALKLFEDMQSKECCPDELTFKFIIGGLVRLNKLSAAYKIWDQMMEKGFTLDRDVSDALIKASCSVSADA, from the coding sequence ATGCATAAGACGCTGGGCGCAGTACGCCTCGCATACCGCTCGCGCATCGCTTACCTCGTGAAATCAGGTACGATCGACAACGCAGTTCAGGTGTTCGACGAAATGCGTCACTCAAGCTACCGAGTTTTCTCCTGCGATTACAACCGTTTCATCGGGGTCTTGGTCAAGGACTCGAGATTCGAGCTTGCTGAGGCATTGTATAAGGATATGACGCCGATGGGGTTCTCATTAATCCCCTTCACTTACTCGAGGTTTATCTCGGGTTTATGTAAAGTTAAAAACTTTGATCTCATTGACGCTCTTTTGAGGGACATGGAAGCTCTCGGATACGTACCAGACATATGGGCGTTCAACATTTACTTAGATCTGTTGTGTAGAGAGAGAAAGGTTGGTTTTGCTGTTGATACATTCTTTTGTATGGTTAGGAGAGGTAGGGAGCCAGATGTTGTGTCTTATACTATACTTATTAACGGGTTGTTTAGAGCTGGTAAGGTCACTGACGCGGTTGAGATTTGGAATGTAATGATTCGTAGTGGGGTTGGTCCGGATAATAAAGCTTGTGCAGCACTTGTTGTTGGGTTGTGTCGTGCTCGGAGAGTTGACCTGGCTTATGAGATGGTGGCGGATGAGATCAAGAGCGCTAGAGTTAAGCTTAGTGCGGTGGTGTACAATGCGTTGATTAGCGGGTTTTGTAGAGCGGGTAGGATAGAAAAGGCGGAGGCTTTGAAGTCGTTTATGAGTAAGAGCGGGTGTGAGCCGGATCTTGTTACGTACAACGTGTTGTTGAATTATTATTATGATAACAATATGGTGAAGAAAGCGGAAGGGGTGATGGGGGAGATGGTGAGGAGTGGGATACAGCCTGATGTTTATAGTTATAACCAGTTGCTTAAGCGGCGTTGCAGGGTTGGTCATCCGGATAAATGCTATTCCTTCATGGTGAAAGAGATGGAGCCTAGAGGTTTGTGTGATGTTGTCTCCTACAGCACTCTGATTGAAACGTTCTGCAGGGCGTCAAATACTAAGAAGGCTTACAAGCTCTTTCAGGAGATGAGACGGAAGGGGATAGCGACGAATGTGGTGATCTACACGAGTCTTATCAAGGCTTTTCTTAGGGAAGGTAACTCTAGTGTTGCGAAGAAGCTTCTTGATCAGATGACGGAGTTTGGTTTGTCACCAGATAGGATATTTTACACAACGATTCTGGACCATTTGTGTAAATCGGGAAATCTCGACAAGGCTTATGGTGTTTTCAGGGATATGATTGAGCATGGGATTACACCGGATGCGGTTTCGTACAACGCTCTTATAAGTGGTCTCTGCAGGTCTTGTAGAGTAACTGAAGCGTTGAAATTGTTTGAGGACATGCAGAGTAAGGAATGTTGTCCTGATGAGTTAACTTTTAAGTTCATTATTGGAGGACTCGTAAGGTTAAATAAACTATCGGCAGCCTACAAGATTTGGGATCAGATGATGGAGAAAGGTTTCACCCTTGATAGAGATGTGTCTGATGCACTCATCAAGGCTAGCTGTTCAGTGAGTGCTGATGCGTAG